Proteins from one Penicillium digitatum chromosome 2, complete sequence genomic window:
- a CDS encoding C6 transcription factor, putative, whose translation MEPEGSGYEGRQEPSALVRRACDQCRLRKIRCDKRTPCSNCRSSSIACRSTGEGQKQSEPRRRVLISNQYEKKIDMIEERLASIERTLQQLAKNASQLQGFVAPPNSREPRFVPSPQKSTPSQPLSTTPKPANPKGPLYLANPTIEQHDSSSGFEGSSSLTAHGAYASAFLESAVSKGSPQVLSSPKISEALSSLKQLVGIQNQRREADLWGSQPPTKNARFGVRRDIRDLKMPPLSVVLDMLRKTQETPPAFFGGYVPFLSLKFFTEKCREVYFCIDDYSDAAFVITNFGMYSFFYEYGATEKDANVREDYLHCIEMCRDNLETALANLNILMPANQESIMALALGAMHALEISKPSVGWTLASTAMNLCQTLGYHRFTSMEHDSLPVQRQKQDLFWAVYAILNMMSLRLGRASSIQNYDISLPPLDENPEIPQPWGPVCVWWTKSAIIQSEVYQYLYSPEALQKPENERVTHARRLAAEMQSDVMEPFEKFMSSEPKVSEMDMMYLATDKVSRLAIMTLIYRAIPAPIDSDRVATFIPECIETAREALEIHRQCVAALQETDDFIRISYMHWGILLSPFVPFIIIFCNIITNSNGDDLALLEEFVASLRPLSTFSQSIDRLHTLCSVLGTVARLYFEANTRTQTATDRYQNLFDVGQEFDVYLSALGLAPTNPLNPLNSGTSQMGHSQGYFQADHLAMNVNSAEFPEQHVGGFSAPVDSSQVQEQDSGTATQLGNWFWGNQYMMGLLEEDLSQFNPGQP comes from the exons ATGGAGCCCGAGGGATCTGGATATGAGGGACGTCAGGAGCCAAGCGCACTGGTCCGACGTGCA TGTGATCAATGCCGTCTCCGAAAG ATCCGATGCGATAAGCGCACGCCATGTTCCAACTGTCGCAGCTCCAGCATTGCATGCAGATCAACGGGCGAAGGCCAGAAACAATCAGAACCCCGGCGGCGAGTTTTGATCTCAAATCAATA TGAGAAAAAGATTGATATGATCGAGGAACGCCTGGCAAGCATTGAAAGAACTCTTCAACAGCTAGCAAAAAATGCATCCCAACTACAAGGCTTCGTCGCACCACCGAATTCGCGCGAGCCTCGTTTCGTACCTTCGCCCCAGAAGTCAACCCCTTCGCAGCCGTTGTCCACTACACCGAAACCTGCTAATCCCAAGGGCCCCTTGTACCTAGCAAATCCTACTATCGAACAGCACGATTCAAGCTCTGGATTTGAGGGTAGCTCGTCTCTAACTGCCCATGGAGCCTACGCGAGCGCATTCCTTGAATCTGCTGTGTCCAAAGGCTCGCCGCAGGTCTTGTCGAGTCCGAAGATCAGCGAAGCTCTCTCGTCACTAAAGCAGCTTGTTGGTATCCAGAACCAGCGGCGAGAAGCCGACTTGTGGGGGAGTCAACCTCCCACCAAGAATGCGAGGTTCGGTGTAAGACGCGACATTCGTGATCTGAAGATGCCCCCTCTATCAGTGGTTCTAGACATGCTGAGAAAGACCCAAG AAACACCACCGGCCTTCTTTGGTGGCTATGTCCCCTTCCTTAGTCTGAAATTTTTCACCGAAAAATGCCGTGAAGTGTATTTCTGTATAGACGATTACTCCGATGCGGCATTTGTTATAACCAACTTTGGTATGTACAGTTTTTTCTACGAGTATGGCGCCACGGAGAAAGATGCCAATGTACGAGAGGATTACCTGCACTGCATTGAGATGTGTCGCGACAACCTAGAAACAGCGCTTGCCAATTTGAACATTTTGATGCCGGCAAACCAAGAATCGATCATGGCATTAGCTCTGGGG GCTATGCATGCCCTCGAGATTTCTAAACCATCCGTTGGTTGGACGCTAGCATCGACGGCCATGAACCTGTGTCAGACACTGGGCTATCATCGCTTTACTTCGATGGAGCACGACTCTTTACCAGTCCAACGCCAAAAGCAGGATCTATTCTGGGCCGTGTATGCAATTTTGAACATGATGTCCCTGCGTCTTGGACGTGCTTCGTCCATCCAGAATTACGATATCAGCCTACCGCCGCTCGATGAAAACCCAGAGATCCCCCAGCCATGGGGACCTGTCTGCGTGTGGTGGACTAAGTCGGCAATTATCCAGAGTGAGGTTTACCAATATTTATACAGCCCGGAAGCACTGCAGAAACCAGAAAATGAACGAGTCACCCACGCTCGCAGATTAGCCGCTGAGATGCAGTCGGATGTTATGGAGCCGTTTGAG AAATTCATGTCGTCCGAGCCTAAAGTATCCGAGATGGACATGATGTACCTCGCAACTGACAAGGTCAGTCGGCTGGCCATCATGACCTTGATCTACCGAGCAATTCCCGCACCAATCGACTCAGACCGTGTCGCCACCTTTATACCCGAATGCATTGAGACAGCCCGGGAAGCCTTGGAAATCCACCGTCAGTGCGTCGCAGCGCTCCAAGAGACAGACGATTTCATCAGAATATCATACATGCACTG GGGCATCCTCCTATCCCCCTTCGTCCCCTTCATTATCATTTTTTGCAATATAATAACAAACTCCAACGGCGATGACCTCGCCCTGCTTGAAGAGTTTGTCGCCTCCCTCCGCCCGCTAAGCACCTTCTCCCAGTCCATCGACCGACTACACACCCTGTGCTCAGTACTTGGCACCGTCGCTCGCCTTTATTTCGAAGCCAACACCCGGACCCAGACAGCCACAGACCGGTATCAAAATCTCTTTGATGTCGGTCAGGAATTCGATGTTTATCTCAGTGCACTTGGACTGGCGCCTACAAATCCCTTGAATCCTCTGAACAGTGGCACTTCCCAGATGGGGCACTCACAGGGATATTTCCAGGCTGATCATCTTGCGATGAATGTGAATTCGGCAGAGTTTCCAGAGCAGCATGTTGGTGGTTTCTCGGCGCCGGTCGATTCATCTCAGGTGCAGGAACAGGATTCGGGGACTGCTACACAACTGGGGAATTGGTTCTGGGGCAATCAGTATATGATGGGGCTCTTGGAGGAGGATTTGTCGCAATTCAATCCGGGGCAGCCATGA
- a CDS encoding LCCL produces MLGEGREEAARLYVPPLLEDDEHYNDPEASEDLPPPDVEVGSTLPIWLQESSKSFRWGWVPLPLRKVGRATANWVKGPDPPHMLLLKPLFPRVQELPVQYLDRLFPKRKFKTVLLLLLYISWFLPWFLILLHSRSSGYIEGYGRPQTLSCSTNFWEFGNGCGINGNDCRPFSSSSIPFRCPANCRDTKLLEPYTVGNITYNYQGLVIGGPKPDSTDEAIYRADSFICQAAIHVGAISNDGGCGVVKLEGAAHSFLSVKQHGIRSVGFPSTFPKAFSFLQLSSPQTSCPADPRWTLLGITAAAVGVLWLFCTSPPVLFFSTFFMVFCHTGLVGDPPSYPFLADLVSSLLSRLLPASFVVYVLYKFCAAPLLQPISSPIYQFSKLCLFLPPLFIGALNNYTFARLIPLQRLTPMDIQKQPGAKFALALVIPIVISIILSQAWQIRQGGLFPRYLKIYCTMGLIILILLPLPGLRLRIHHYILAILLMPGTAFPTRPSLIYQGLLLGLFINGVARWGFASIIETPAALGEQAPLGDGIHGWWGATYPNITTASVNISLPDLGSNNTYRGNGNITFALWEHERMAALAVDGISVLLNDVERWRGYLDEDKRGEFTWHRHGHDGLELQTDSRAVNRDLDTNIVPKSVLLADSDLDDKPEDLFFRFAFLRGSEAGIYSPTGVWLSDGAWCPPAPPKK; encoded by the exons ATGTTAGGAGAAGGCCGGGAGGAAGCCGCCAGGCTATATGTTCCCCCTCTGCTTGAAGATGACGAGCATTACAACGATCCCGAAGCTTCCGAAGACCTACCGCCGCCCGATGTCGAGGTTGGCAGTACTCTTCCCATTTGGCTGCAGGAGTCATCCAAGTCGTTTCGCTGGGGATGGGTGCCGCTACCGCTCCGAAAGGTCGGTCGCGCCACCGCCAATTGGGTCAAGGGCCCCGACCCACCACATATGCTTCTGTTGAAGCCGCTATTTCCGCGAGTCCAGGAACTCCCAGTCCAATACCTCGACCGTCTCTTTCCCAAGCGCAAATTTAAAACTGTACTCTTATTGCTGCTCTATATATCTTGGTTCTTGCCTTGGTTTTTGATTCTATTACACTCGCGTTCTTCCGGTTACATCGAAGGGTACGGTCGGCCTCAGACGTTGTCATGTTCGACAAACTTCTG GGAGTTCGGAAATGGGTGTGGTATCAACGGAAATGACTGCCGcccattttcttcttcgagtATTCCCTTCCGGTGTCCTGCGAATTGCCGTGATACCAAATTGCTAGAGCCTTACACCGTGGGAAACATTACGTACAACTACCAAGGACTGGTCATTGGGGGGCCTAAGCCCGATTCCACAGATGAGGCAATTTACCGTGCGGATAGCTTTATTTGCCAGGCAGCAATCCATGTCGGTGCAATCTCGAATGATGGTGGCTGCGGCGTCGTCAAGCTTGAAGGTGCAGCACACTCTTTCCTATCAGTCAAGCAACACGGTATCCGCTCTGTTGGGTTCCCGTCGACCTTCCCGAAAGCTTTCAGCTTTCTCCAGCTATCCTCCCCGCAAACTAGCTGCCCAGCAGATCCACGCTGGACGCTTCTTGGAATCAccgctgctgctgttggcGTCTTGTGGCTCTTCTGTACATCACCGCCCGTGCTGTTTTTCAGTACATTCTTCATGGTGTTCTGCCATACGGGACTTGTTGGAGACCCGCCCTCGTATCCTTTCTTGGCCGACCTTGTCTCTAGTCTTCTATCACGGCTACTGCCGGCATCGTTTGTCGTCTACGTACTTTACAAGTTTTGTGCAGCACCGCTTCTGCAGCCAATCTCCTCGCCTATCTACCAGTTTTCCAAATTGTGCCTTTTCTTACCCCCGCTTTTTATTGGAGCTTTGAACAATTATACCTTTGCGCGGTTGATTCCCTTGCAGCGTCTAACCCCAATGGACATTCAGAAACAACCCGGGGCCAAGTTCGCATTGGCTCTTGTCATCCCAATTGTGATTTCGATTATCCTAAGCCAGGCGTGGCAGATTCGCCAGGGAGGCTTGTTCCCACGGTATTTGAAGATATACTGTACGATGGGGCTTATCATCTTGATCTTGCTTCCCCTCCCTGGTCTTCGCCTTCGTATTCATCACTATATCCTCGCCATTTTACTCATGCCGGGAACAGCCTTTCCTACTCGGCCCTCGCTCATCTACCAGGGCCTGCTACTGGGTCTTTTCATCAACGGAGTTGCGCGGTGGGGATTCGCCTCGATCATCGAGACTCCGGCAGCTCTAGGAGAGCAAGCACCACTTGGAGATGGAATTCACGGCTGGTGGGGTGCTACCTATCCTAATATTACAACCGCCTCCGTGAATATCTCCCTGCCAGACTTGGGATCGAACAACACTTATCGCGGCAATGGCAACATCACATTCGCTCTATGGGAACACGAGCGAATGGCAGCTCTAGCAGTGGACGGCATCTCTGTTCTTCTCAACGACGTAGAGCGGTGGCGCGGTTATCTTGACGAAGACAAACGTGGGGAATTTACCTGGCACCGCCATGGCCATGATGGCCTGGAGTTACAGACAGATTCTCGTGCGGTCAATCGTGATTTAGATACCAATATTGTACCCAAATCGGTGCTTTTGGCTGACAGTGATTTGGACGATAAACCCGAAGACCTATTTTTCCGATTCGCATTTTTGAGGGGCTCCGAGGCTGGCATTTACAGCCCAACAGGAGTTTGGCTGAGCGATGGCGCGTGGTGCCCCCCTGCGCCTCCCAAGAAATAG
- a CDS encoding Impact family protein — protein sequence MPLIPENQDLAEEIEAINAIYEPDTIIVTRKTPANATTNNTLDLGGSAHSNKNIHTTVVTLQIPEQNHLSFILGFEASYPDSQPAVLGTASTAARGEGKIAIDVLEDIIQRTWQAGAVCLFDVISEAVDKFPELSIGQDDVGDSSVQTPNIDASTATEAFEALSLRDTFSLDAPPGWILSDVVSEKKSVFVGRVARVTCLAQAQAFINHLTATDRKVAAATHNISAWRIRQRKAGDGEGGETVVQDYDDDGETAAGGRLLHVMQLMDVWNVVVVVTRWYGGIQLGPARFRLINDVGRDALVKGGFTKEKEEATSAEKGKKKGKK from the coding sequence ATGCCTTTAATCCCCGAAAATCAAGACCTCGCGGAGGAAATTGAAGCCATAAACGCCATCTACGAGCCCGACACTATAATCGTTACCCGCAAGACCCCCGCAAACGCGACAACCAACAACACACTCGACCTGGGGGGTTCTGCGCACTCCAACAAGAACATCCATACTACAGTGGTCACCCTCCAAATCCCAGAACAAAATCACCTATCCTTCATCCTCGGCTTTGAAGCCTCATATCCAGACTCCCAACCAGCCGTACTGGGAACAGCCTCAACAGCTGCACGCGGGGAAGGCAAGATCGCCATCGATGTATTAGAGGATATCATACAGCGGACCTGGCAGGCCGGCGCCGTGTGTCTGTTCGATGTAATCAGCGAAGCTGTGGACAAATTCCCAGAATTGAGCATCGGGCAGGACGATGTCGGGGACTCGTCTGTTCAGACTCCAAATATCGACGCGTCAACCGCTACAGAAGCCTTTGAAGCTTTGTCCCTGCGCGACACGTTCAGCCTCGATGCCCCACCAGGATGGATCCTCTCCGACGTGGTCTCTGAGAAGAAATCGGTTTTCGTGGGCCGTGTTGCCCGTGTTACGTGTCTAGCGCAGGCGCAGGCATTTATTAATCATCTTACGGCGACGGATCGGAAGGTCGCGGCCGCGACGCATAATATAAGTGCTTGGCGCATTCGGCAGAGGAAGGCTGGGGATGGGGAGGGTGGTGAGACTGTCGTTCAGgactatgatgatgatggggaGACTGCTGCTGGGGGTCGGCTGTTGCATGTCATGCAGTTAATGGATGTGTGGAATGTTGTGGTTGTTGTAACGCGGTGGTATGGGGGTATTCAACTTGGTCCGGCGCGGTTCCGGCTCATTAATGATGTTGGTCGTGATGCTTTGGTTAAGGGCGGGTTTaccaaggagaaggaggaggctaCGAGTGCggagaaagggaagaagaagggcaaaaAATGA
- a CDS encoding endoglucanase, protein MFLASKVIAALIGASMANAHMTMKTPTPYSKDSLNNSPLAADGSDFPCKLRENTFEAPSTETIIAIGESHPLTFIGSATHGGGSCQISLTSDLKPSKSSEWKVIKSFEGGCPANVEGNMSGGADVADPYTFNFTIPDGISAGKYTLAWTWFNRIGNREMYMNCAPITVSGGPSKRSTEELDRRAASFPPMFVANINGCTTPENVDIRFPQPGDYIEYDGESANLAKEGSKACTGTATFGGSGEIGPSGSSSSTSSSAPTESASGTAASASTAPVPEATPSSAPVEPEPASTSAAAPAPVTTSSPSSPGSTSSSSSGALTGSCSTEGQWNCISGTSFQRCASGTWSTAQQMSTGTQCSAGQSAELVVTASKKARHVSSMRFRNRAFGAHYAHALS, encoded by the coding sequence ATGTTCCTCGCCTCCAAAGTGATCGCTGCCCTGATAGGCGCCTCCATGGCCAACGCTCACATGACCATGAAAACCCCTACGCCTTACAGCAAGGACAGTCTCAACAACTCGCCTCTGGCAGCAGACGGTAGTGACTTTCCCTGCAAGCTTCGCGAGAACACCTTCGAGGCCCCCTCCACCGAGACGATCATCGCCATCGGCGAGTCTCACCCTCTGACTTTCATCGGCAGCGCCACCCACGGCGGTGGTTCTTGCCAAATCAGTCTGACTTCCGACTTGAAGCCCTCCAAGTCTTCCGAGTGGAAGGTCATCAAGTCCTTCGAAGGTGGCTGCCCTGCCAATGTCGAAGGCAACATGTCCGGCGGCGCCGACGTCGCCGATCCCTACACTTTCAACTTCACCATTCCCGACGGCATCTCTGCTGGCAAGTACACTCTCGCCTGGACCTGGTTCAACCGTATCGGCAACCGTGAGATGTATATGAACTGCGCACCCATCACTGTCTCGGGTGGCCCCTCTAAGCGCTCCACCGAGGAACTCGACAGACGCGCTGCCAGCTTCCCGCCTATGTTCGTCGCAAACATCAATGGCTGCACTACCCCTGAGAATGTTGATATCCGCTTCCCTCAGCCAGGTGACTATATCGAGTATGATGGTGAGTCGGCCAACCTCGCCAAAGAGGGCTCCAAGGCTTGCACCGGTACCGCTACCTTTGGTGGCTCCGGGGAAATTGGCCCCTCAGGCTCCTCTAGCTCTACCTCTTCCTCTGCCCCCACAGAGAGCGCTTCCGGTACAGCCGCCTCGGCATCCACGGCCCCAGTTCCAGAAGCTACTCCATCGAGCGCACCCGTCGAGCCCGAACCCGCATCCACTTCAGCAGCTGCTCCAGCTCCTGTGACAACCTCTTCACCCTCTAGCCCTGGATCCACCTCTAGCTCTAGTTCCGGTGCCTTGACGGGTAGCTGCAGTACTGAGGGCCAGTGGAACTGCATTTCAGGCACATCCTTCCAGCGCTGTGCTTCTGGCACATGGTCCACCGCTCAGCAGATGTCAACTGGCACGCAGTGCAGTGCTGGTCAGAGCGCGGAGCTTGTTGTCACTGCCAGTAAGAAGGCACGTCATGTCTCGAGTATGCGCTTCCGCAACCGTGCCTTCGGCGCTCACTACGCTCACGCGCTAAGTTAG